The Megalobrama amblycephala isolate DHTTF-2021 linkage group LG20, ASM1881202v1, whole genome shotgun sequence genome includes a window with the following:
- the arsg gene encoding LOW QUALITY PROTEIN: arylsulfatase G (The sequence of the model RefSeq protein was modified relative to this genomic sequence to represent the inferred CDS: deleted 1 base in 1 codon): protein MAQFGLCALLLFSGLVHHIKSHIRKENKTGEKERPNFIIILADDIGWGDLWVNRPDNSTPTPWLDSLMLKGKRFTDFHSPASTCSPSRAALLTGRHGLRNGVTHNFAVGSVAGLPLNETTFAQLLHDAGYYTAMIGKWHLGHNGSYNPVHRGFDYYFGIPYSNDMGCTDKPGLDLPSCPPCILNQYTTRKHEGCYTQVALPLYENETIIEQPLDTWSLKDRYARVAVKQIFTASISKQQPFLLYVALAHMHVPLFHNTFLNVTTQDPYTASLSDMDSLVGTIMQAVSTEQLENTLIWFTGDNGPWEQKCQFAGHVGPFAGRWQTSRGGGSAKRTTWEGGHRVPTVVTWPKKIKPNSTSSALLSGLDIFPTILSLAGVKAPSDRRYDGIDITYILLNDSDTGHKSLMHPNSGAAGQFGDLQTIRLKHHKAFYITGGSVACGGGSGQQQYHDPPLIFDLSKDEAEETPLNPESEEYRSVLKEVEREREALLWDIATDRVSSADYTMIPAAVPCCQPHNPACRCHSLK, encoded by the exons atgGCACAGTTTGGATTATGTGCATTGCTTCTGTTCTCTGGACTGGTTCATCACATCAAAAGCCATATTAGAAAGGAGAACAAAACAGGTGAGAAGGAACGACCCAATTTCATCATTATCTTAGCCGATGATATTGGATGGGGTGACCTCTGGGTGAACAGGCCTGATAACTCCACACCAACACCCTGGCTCGACTCATTAATGCTGAAGGGCAAAAG ATTCACAGACTTCCACTCTCCTGCCTCCACATGCTCACCG TCACGCGCTGCCCTCCTGACCGGCAGACACGGGCTGCGCAACGGGGTCACTCATAATTTTGCAGTGGGGTCAGTCGCAGGACTGCCACTCAATGAGACAACGTTTGCTCAGCTCCTGCATGACGCAGGTTATTATACAGCCATGATCG GAAAATGGCATCTTGGACACAATGGTTCCTATAATCCTGTTCATAGAG GTTTTGACTATTACTTCGGTATTCCTTATAGTAATGATATGGGCTGCACTGACAAACCAGGCCTCGACCTTCCCAGCTGCCCTCCCTGCATCCTTAATCAATATACTACTAG GAAGCATGAAGGATGCTACACTCAAGTGGCATTACCTCTGTATGAAAATGAGACAATAATTGAACAACCCTTGGACACATGGAGCCTTAAAGACAGATATGCCAGAGTGGCAGTCAAGCAGATATTCACAGCCAG CATTTCTAAGCAGCAGCCGTTCCTGCTGTATGTGGCTCTTGCTCATATGCATGTCCCACTGTTCCATAACACCTTCCTAAACGTTACGACACAAGACCCTTACACAGCCAGCCTCAGTGACATGGACTCCTTGGTGGGGACAATCATGCAGGCGGTCAGCACCGAGCAGCTGGAAAACACATTGATATGGTTCACTG GTGACAATGGCCCGTGGGAGCAGAAATGCCAGTTTGCTGGGCATGTTGGGCCTTTTGCTGGAAGATGGCAGACAAGCAGAG GTGGTGGCTCAGCCAAGAGAACCACATGGGAAGGAGGTCATAGAGTTCCCACAGTGGTCACATGGCCTAAAAAGATCAAACCCAACAGCACCAGCAGCGCCCTGCTGAG TGGTTTGGATATCTTTCCAACCATCCTCTCCCTGGCTGGCGTAAAAGCACCATCGGATCGACGGTATGACGGCATTGATATAACATACATTCTGCTCAACGACTCTGACACAGGGCATAAG AGTCTCATGCATCCAAACAGCGGCGCTGCAGGACAATTTGGGGACCTTCAAACCATCAGACTGAAACATCACAAGGCCTTTTACATCACAG GTGGATCAGTGGCGTGCGGTGGAGGAAGTGGACAACAGCAGTATCACGACCCCCCTCTGATATTTGACCTCTCAAAGGACGAGGCAGAAGAGACCCCTCTGAACCCTGAGAGTGAAGAGTACAGATCTGTCCTGAAAGaagtggagagagagagggaggctCTGCTGTGGGACATCGCCACAGACAGGGTATCGTCAGCTGACTACACCATGATTCCGGCTGCAGTCCCCTGCTGCCAGCCACACAACCCCGCCTGCCGATGTCACAGTTTGAAATGA